In Onychostoma macrolepis isolate SWU-2019 chromosome 12, ASM1243209v1, whole genome shotgun sequence, a single window of DNA contains:
- the ldb3b gene encoding LIM domain-binding protein 3b: MSNYTVTLSGPAPWGFRLQGGKDFNMPLTISRITPSSKAASGNLNQGDIITAIDGVSTEGMTHLEAQNKIKAATTKLNLTMQRSRRPAPVPTATPRMDSPMPIIPHQKVIANTAANQEYVPSFNPIALKDSALSTHKPIEVKGPGGKATIIHAQYNTPISMYSQDAIMDAIAGQAQARGNEMSGDDSPGSPLASLPIKDPLVDSASPVYQAVIKPDNKEMEMSEWARRAANLQSKSFRILAHITGTEYLQDPDEEALRKSREKFESEVKGPRFAKLKNWHHGLSAQILNIQE; encoded by the exons ATGAGTAATTACACAGTAACCCTGTCTGGACCTGCACCATGGGGCTTCAGGCTGCAGGGAGGCAAAGATTTCAACATGCCCCTGACCATCTCCCGG ATCACACCAAGCAGCAAGGCAGCAAGTGGAAACCTCAATCAGGGTGACATAATTACAGCGATCGATGGGGTCAGCACTGAGGGCATGACCCATCTGGAGGCCCAAAACAAGATAAAGGCAGCCACCACCAAACTCAACCTCACCATGCAGAG GTCAAGACGTCCCGCTCCTGTACCCACAGCCACTCCAAGAATGGACTCACCCATGCCAATTATCCCTCACCAGAAG GTCATTGCCAACACAGCTGCCAA CCAAGAGTATGTTCCCAGCTTCAACCCCATCGCACTGAAGGACTCAGCTTTGTCTACTCACAAGCCTATTGAGGTCAAGGGTCCTGGTGGGAAGGCTACTATCATCCATGCCCAGTACAACACTCCTATTAGTATGTACTCTCAGGATGCCATTATGGATGCCATAGCTGGTCAGGCCCAAGCCAGAGGAAACGAGATGAG TGGTGATGACTCCCCTGGATCTCCCTTGGC CTCACTTCCCATTAAAGACCCTCTTGTGGACAGTGCTTCTCCAGTCTATCAGGCTGTGATCAAACCTGACAATAAGGAGATGGAGATGTCAGAGTGGGCCCGTCGTGCCGCCAACCTGCAGTCCAAGTCCTTCCGCATCCTTGCTCATATCACAGGAACGGAGTATT TGCAAGATCCAGACGAGGAGGCTCTTAGAAAATCAAG GGAGAAGTTTGAATCAGAGGTAAAAGGCCCACGATTTGCCAAACTGAAAAACTGGCACCACGGCCTGTCTGCACAGATCCTTAACATCCAGGAGTAA